CTTCAAGGTACTGTATATCAAATTCCCTCTCTCAAGTTCTACTACTCCTACAATATTTGAGTTCAGCATTGATATTAATTTGTTGTTACTATGAAATTTAATCTATGCAGAGATGTGGGAGATTAGACGATCAAATATCACTGTTGAAACATAAATTATACCTAATTCAACAAGGTATGGCGTTTAATGGAAAGCGTACCAAGACTGCCCGGTCTCAGGGAAAGAAATTTCAGGTCTCCGTAGAACAAGAGGCAACTCGATTACTGGTAATTTAATTGGTTCCCTCTCTGTATACTCTTGCCATTAGTATTTAGTGCCTCTATTGACCCTTCTTTTGTTCTCTGAGAAATTGAAGTGTCAGTCTAACATTGTAATTGGATTATTTTTGTGTTGCCAGGGGAACTTGGGATGGGCGTTTATGCAGCAAAACAACTATGTCGAAGCAGAAGACTCTTATAGACGCGCCCTTTTGATTGCGACTGATAATAACAAGATGTGCAATTTGGGGATATGTCTGATGAAACAAGGGAGAATTGCTGAAGCCAAAGAGACTCTTCGAAGAGTGAGACCAGCAATGGCAGATGGACCAAGAGGCGTGGACTCCCATCTCAAAGCTTTTGAAAGGGCTCAACAAATGCTCCAAGATCTTGAATCAGAAATGATGAACAGAGTCGTAGATAGAGTTGAACAGGGGCGTCTTTTCGAAGCTTTCTTGGGTTCTTCATCTATTTGGCAACCTCAGCCTTGCAAAGAGCCTTCTGCGCCTCCATCTGCATCCTTGGGTAGAAGTGTTCCAAAATCACAAAATGACGGTTTTGGCGATGAGAATGTCGATTCGTTGGCTAGAAGCAGGAATCAAGTTGTTGCCAATCAACCACTATTACAGAAAATCACAAAACCTGTGATGGAGAATAATCAGTTGGCGGTCAATAGTTATGCCAAACCCCCCCAGGTGGCGGTCCATAATCCTCTATTGCCCAAAAGCACAAAACCTGTCGCTGCTGCTGGAGCGCAACCAAAGAACTCTTTCAACGTTGCTGCACCATCATTCTATCACTCATCACAGATGCTGACCAATAATCCATCTCTAACTACACAGTATCTTGATCCTCTTGGAGGAGGTGGTATTAAGAGGACCAGGTCCATCAACAATGTAAGCCAACCGCAGCTTACCAAGGATGAATCTAGGAAACTGCCCACTACTGAAGTTCGCGAGCAAATTGAACAGAGCAAAACTCGAAGAAGATCTTTGCCAATTGAAGAAGATAATGATTTTTCACTGTTGTTGCCGGACAAGGCCTTTGAAGATGCTATCCTTGCTGCAGTACTTGGACCCAATAATGAAGCTGCAAAGACGGTGGGAAGCAGTAATAACAATCCTACGATGAAAATCGACAAGAGGCTTCGAGTTTTTCGGGACATAACACTCTCCATGAGCCCAAGAGCCTGAAATTGACCAATAAGTTAATAACTCACTGGAATCAGTCAAAGCTTGATTTCCATTAACTATTTATTCTCTTTAAATTTATCTAGTTCTTAGAATGGGAGATGAACTTGTTCTCCTTCGCTCCAGTCCATCAGCAGTGGTAAGTAGTGATAGTAGCACTAGAAACTTGAGAGGGACTTGGGCCTTGTAATGTCATTGGTAACTTGTTAAGTGCAGTCTGTTTGGTAGGAAGGAGGGTACTTATTTGATTTTTGGCCTCCTAAACAAAAAAGGAGGCACCTCATTAATAAGATTCGTGACTTCAGTCTTTGATTTTTATGTTCTCGAATTTCTTTACAATACAGTCGCACATTTCATTGGTAACTAATTAAGTGCAGTCTGTTTGGTTGGAGGAGGGTACTTCAATTTGATTTTTTGGCCTCTTAAAACAAAAATGGAGGTACCTCATTATTAAGATTCATGACTTCCAGTCTTGCTTTATATCATTTCATCACAATGCAGTCGCATTTCAGTATCTTCATAACATCTTCACTTTTTTACTTGGCAGAACAAACTTAATTTCAGCCAATTTCTTAGCAAAAATTCTTCTTGATAGGCCAGCTGCCCAACTAAACAACCCAAAGCCGGGTGACATTTTTGGGGCAGTGTAGATCTATTCTTCTTAATGCAGTTGTCTGAAAATTTACACTTGAGTTTGGATTCAAATTGTCCCAAACCCTGAAACCATTGATGGTCCAGCGGAGAAAGTCATCTATTAGTGAGAAAAAAGAAGAGCAACCAATTTTAAAATTGTCACAATTATATAAAACTATCAAGTGGTAATGTCATTCGGTAAGTAATAGCGCCAAACAACTTTCATTATTAGGTCGATATAGAGTCTAGTGGTGACTGGTCAGGCGACGCTGACCAAGTCAATCTAGggtttttcttcatctttttcctcGATTCTCTGCGATTTTGCTGTGTTTTTCAGTAATTCCTTATGAATTTCGAATTCACTTAGATCCTTTTTACCTTCAACCTCTTTTTCAAAATCAGAAATAGTGTTTAAAATCAATTTtatgcaaaacctaatttcttaATAGTCGCATATTGCTTTTGTTCCTGTTTATTGatttttctctttcaatttgttccagggattttgttttaaataatgatttcagagtttttctttttctctgtctGATTTGGTGCTAAAGATTCTATCTTTTGGATTTCTTTCTAACCCTTGTTATCTAATCTTTTCGTATTTTCTACAGGATTAGTCATGAACTGATGGAGGCTTCGACATAGGGTCACTGAGTATTCATCATGAGATTCGTTTACAAATTTGATTGGGAAAGTCGTGGTTACTTCTAATTTTGGGTATGGTTCTTGCTCTTTTTTCTTAGTTCTGGTTTGGAGGGTCGGTGATTTTTGAGAAGATAAGCAAAATGATATGCTTTTGCATGATGAGATCCTACTTTCTGTAGGGATTATTTTACTTATTCTTATTATATATTATAAATGGGGAAGATCTATCTATGGTTGTTCTTAATAATTTCATTTTCTCTGCAAGTTCCTTAATTTGGTGCTTGAATTATTGATTTGATGGTTGTTAGTTAGTCTAAGAAGCCTATGGAGTATGCTTTCATTTCGGGTAGCTCAAATGTTTTATGGTCATCTAATACCTCTACTGAAATGAGCTTTTCTTCGGATGGTTAAGCTAATGTTTTTTCACTGATATTACTCCTCTAAGTAATCCAGAAGTTGAGAATGAGTTGGATGGTGTAATTTTACTTGAACCTTTCCCTTTGGCTACTCTCCCACCGGAACCTTTTGTGTCGGTtgaagaatttgagaagaaagtaaaTCTCATGATGATTGACTCTGTTGACGCTATGGATGAAGAGCCTTCATAAGTTCATGACCCTGTAAGTTTTTCTGATTACTGCTCTTCTATTTTactatgtttttctttttatttcgcAATTCCGTGAAACTAGTTTTTTACATATCTGCTATCATGATTTTTCTTTGTTGGAATATGAATGGATGTTGCTCTGATAAAAAATGGCTTCATCTATTAAatatttttaagaaaaataagCCAAATGCTATTTGTTTATTTGAAACCATGGTTGATTTTGATACTGTGAAGAAATATAGCCATCATCTACCTTTCGATTCTTGGTATATTGTGCCAGCTATAGGAaaatcgggggggggggggggggggggggggggggggggagggtgCTATCTTTAGGATACTTTGACAACTCTAATATTGAAATTATTGGTGATGCATTTAACATGATACATATTGTCTGTGATATTACCCCGACTATTAAAAATTGCATGGTTACTTTCATATATGGCTCGCTAAATGCTTTGGGTAAAATAAATCAATGGAACTACTTGCATCACATGAATGAGGATAGTAATAGACCTTGGTTGTTATTGGGTGATTTTAACTTTATCTTGCATTCTTCGGAAGAACAAGGTGGTAATCCAGAGAATTCTTTCCCTCCGGATTTTGTTAGGAATAGTTTGATCCAGTTAAAAATGAATGAAATATTTGCTTTTGGTAATCCTTTTACGTGGTGTAATAGAAGATTTAAGAATCCTTCTGAATTGATTTTCGAAAAACTAGATAGGGGTTTCATGAACGATAAATGGGTTTCATCTTTGCCTCACACTAGGATTACAAATCTAGGAAGGGTTTTTTCTGATCATTGTCCCATTCTCTTAAAATGTTTCCATCAACAACAAGGTCTACCTTACAAATTTTTCAAGTGCTGGTAGCTGAGTCCTGACTTTAAAAATGTCTT
This DNA window, taken from Papaver somniferum cultivar HN1 chromosome 3, ASM357369v1, whole genome shotgun sequence, encodes the following:
- the LOC113357183 gene encoding protein POLLENLESS 3-LIKE 2-like, with the translated sequence MMQQQDLWNGPPGFRPIAASKSAPCSPVKPVQSVSRTRSESFHVTHKVPVGDTPYVRAKNVQLVDKDPEKAIPLFWAAINAGDRVDSALKDMAIVMKQQNRAEEAIEAIKSLRSRCSDQAQESLDNILLDLFKRCGRLDDQISLLKHKLYLIQQGMAFNGKRTKTARSQGKKFQVSVEQEATRLLGNLGWAFMQQNNYVEAEDSYRRALLIATDNNKMCNLGICLMKQGRIAEAKETLRRVRPAMADGPRGVDSHLKAFERAQQMLQDLESEMMNRVVDRVEQGRLFEAFLGSSSIWQPQPCKEPSAPPSASLGRSVPKSQNDGFGDENVDSLARSRNQVVANQPLLQKITKPVMENNQLAVNSYAKPPQVAVHNPLLPKSTKPVAAAGAQPKNSFNVAAPSFYHSSQMLTNNPSLTTQYLDPLGGGGIKRTRSINNVSQPQLTKDESRKLPTTEVREQIEQSKTRRRSLPIEEDNDFSLLLPDKAFEDAILAAVLGPNNEAAKTVGSSNNNPTMKIDKRLRVFRDITLSMSPRA